The following proteins come from a genomic window of Pirellulales bacterium:
- the gatC gene encoding Asp-tRNA(Asn)/Glu-tRNA(Gln) amidotransferase subunit GatC produces MPLTREQVEKVSLLARLRLSEDELATMTAQLGAIVGYIEQLAELDTESVQPMAHAVELHNVFRADEVKPSVDRAEMLAGAPNADGECYLVPAVLGD; encoded by the coding sequence ATGCCGCTCACGCGCGAACAGGTTGAAAAGGTCTCCCTGCTGGCCCGGCTGCGTCTTTCGGAAGACGAGCTGGCGACCATGACGGCGCAACTGGGCGCGATCGTCGGTTACATCGAGCAGTTGGCCGAGCTCGATACAGAATCCGTCCAGCCGATGGCTCATGCCGTCGAATTGCACAATGTCTTTCGGGCCGATGAAGTAAAGCCCAGTGTCGACCGGGCCGAAATGCTCGCCGGCGCACCGAACGCTGACGGCGAATGCTACCTTGTGCCCGCGGTCCTGGGCGACTGA
- a CDS encoding PrsW family glutamic-type intramembrane protease: MAIRVVCPQCAKVLSAPDIAAGKRARCSGCQAVMTVPTPAPQKAAVANDGYSLADPAPRRAPAPASRQTAAATPAPARSESKFTWRAAVMWGLASGVGFGVAEGIMYSSRYYNGIQSGEIYVIRYVSCVALHAVWSASVALLIWNKASDFQSDSDWPDLVFEVLMVLAIPMVLHGLYDTMLKKDMDLWALVTAVASFVFLTVLVEYTRHHHESPEPRGANRVYAQ, from the coding sequence ATGGCAATTCGGGTCGTGTGTCCGCAATGCGCGAAGGTTCTTTCCGCGCCTGACATCGCGGCCGGTAAGCGTGCTCGCTGTTCCGGCTGCCAGGCCGTGATGACGGTACCCACGCCTGCGCCGCAAAAGGCTGCCGTCGCGAATGACGGCTACTCGTTGGCCGATCCCGCGCCGCGACGGGCGCCGGCGCCTGCATCGAGACAAACGGCGGCCGCAACTCCCGCGCCGGCACGCAGTGAAAGCAAGTTCACCTGGCGCGCGGCCGTGATGTGGGGCCTGGCCAGTGGCGTCGGATTTGGCGTGGCCGAGGGGATTATGTATTCCTCGCGCTATTACAACGGCATCCAATCGGGCGAGATTTACGTGATTCGCTACGTTTCTTGCGTGGCACTGCACGCCGTCTGGTCGGCGTCGGTCGCGCTATTAATCTGGAACAAAGCCAGCGATTTTCAATCCGATTCGGACTGGCCCGATCTTGTTTTCGAAGTACTCATGGTGCTGGCCATTCCCATGGTGCTGCACGGCTTGTACGACACCATGTTGAAAAAGGACATGGACCTTTGGGCCTTGGTCACAGCGGTGGCCAGCTTCGTCTTCCTGACCGTGCTCGTTGAATACACACGGCACCACCACGAATCGCCCGAACCTCGTGGTGCGAATCGTGTGTACGCGCAATAA
- the rpmB gene encoding 50S ribosomal protein L28, with the protein MARTCEICGKGPQLGNQVTIRGKAKYLGGVGTKITGITRRQFKPNLQSVRVTMKGQNKTMLVCTQCLRSGAVTKRIEAAPFRLPADATAKEKEKAKSKAKAPAKSAAKAGK; encoded by the coding sequence ATGGCCCGTACGTGCGAAATCTGCGGCAAAGGCCCGCAGCTGGGAAATCAGGTCACGATTCGCGGTAAGGCCAAGTACCTGGGGGGCGTCGGTACCAAGATCACCGGCATCACGCGCCGCCAGTTCAAGCCCAACCTGCAGAGCGTCCGCGTCACGATGAAGGGGCAGAACAAGACCATGTTGGTCTGCACCCAATGCCTGCGCAGCGGCGCCGTGACCAAGCGGATCGAAGCGGCCCCTTTCCGCCTGCCAGCCGACGCCACGGCGAAGGAAAAGGAAAAAGCCAAATCCAAGGCCAAGGCGCCGGCAAAATCCGCAGCGAAGGCCGGCAAATAA